A window of Leptotrichia wadei contains these coding sequences:
- a CDS encoding SPFH domain-containing protein, translating to MWALPIVVILIVIALIYILKSIKIVPESRVLIVEKLGKYDRSLNSGLSFLNPFFDRVARSVSLKEQVVDFPPQPVITKDNATMQIDTVVYFQITDPKLYTYGVERPLSAIENLTATTLRNIIGDMTVDQTLTSRDIINTKMRQELDDATDPWGIKVNRVELKSILPPADIRVAMEKEMKAEREKRANILEAQAKREAAILVAEGEKQAAILRAEAKKEQQIKEAEGEAEAILSVQRAKAEALRLLNEAAPTKEVLSLRGMETFEKVADGKATKIIIPSELQNLAGMVTAFSELAKNDKTIEK from the coding sequence ATGTGGGCATTGCCAATAGTAGTAATTCTTATTGTAATTGCACTAATTTATATTTTAAAATCAATAAAGATTGTACCTGAATCACGTGTACTTATCGTGGAAAAATTAGGAAAGTACGATAGATCTTTAAATTCAGGACTTAGTTTTTTGAATCCATTTTTTGACAGAGTTGCAAGAAGTGTATCATTAAAGGAGCAAGTCGTGGATTTTCCACCTCAGCCAGTCATTACAAAAGATAATGCGACAATGCAAATTGATACAGTCGTTTATTTTCAAATAACTGATCCAAAATTATATACCTATGGGGTAGAAAGACCGCTTTCAGCAATTGAAAATTTAACAGCAACAACTTTAAGAAATATTATTGGAGATATGACAGTTGACCAAACTTTGACTTCAAGAGATATTATTAATACAAAAATGCGTCAAGAATTGGATGATGCAACTGATCCTTGGGGGATAAAAGTGAATCGTGTGGAATTAAAGAGTATTTTGCCACCAGCGGATATTCGTGTTGCAATGGAAAAAGAAATGAAAGCTGAACGTGAAAAAAGAGCTAATATTTTGGAAGCACAGGCTAAAAGAGAAGCAGCAATATTGGTTGCTGAAGGAGAAAAGCAAGCTGCAATTTTGAGAGCTGAAGCCAAGAAGGAGCAACAGATAAAAGAGGCTGAAGGGGAAGCAGAAGCTATTTTGTCAGTTCAAAGGGCAAAAGCGGAAGCATTGAGATTGTTAAATGAAGCTGCACCGACAAAGGAAGTATTGTCATTGAGGGGAATGGAAACTTTTGAAAAGGTGGCAGATGGAAAAGCAACAAAAATCATTATTCCAAGTGAATTGCAAAATTTAGCTGGAATGGTTACGGCGTTTTCAGAATTGGCTAAAAATGATAAAACTATTGAAAAATAA
- a CDS encoding NfeD family protein, whose protein sequence is MGALFWAILSGIMAILEIIIPGLVTIWFALSALIVMFLSNFIGDSLIQFLIFAVLSIIFLIFTRPVLRKYIEIQRKTNFDSSMKGTNIKVVKVVDTKKIEKEYEVKFKGSIWSGVSEEIFSSGEIAKIKGFRGNKIILEKNK, encoded by the coding sequence ATGGGAGCGTTATTTTGGGCAATTTTGTCAGGAATAATGGCAATTCTGGAAATAATTATTCCAGGGCTTGTGACAATTTGGTTTGCACTTTCAGCTTTGATTGTAATGTTTCTTTCAAATTTCATTGGAGATTCACTGATTCAATTTTTAATATTTGCTGTGCTTTCAATAATTTTCTTGATTTTTACACGTCCAGTTTTGAGAAAATATATTGAAATACAAAGGAAAACAAATTTTGATTCAAGTATGAAGGGAACAAATATAAAAGTTGTAAAAGTGGTTGACACTAAAAAAATCGAAAAGGAATATGAAGTAAAATTTAAAGGTTCTATTTGGAGTGGAGTAAGTGAAGAAATATTTTCAAGTGGGGAAATTGCGAAAATTAAAGGATTTAGAGGGAATAAGATAATTTTAGAAAAAAATAAGTAA
- a CDS encoding lipoprotein, whose amino-acid sequence MKKIIITILMLLALTSCLSAGIGVGTGGVHGGIGIGF is encoded by the coding sequence ATGAAAAAAATAATTATCACGATATTGATGTTATTAGCATTAACATCGTGTTTAAGTGCTGGGATTGGAGTAGGTACTGGAGGAGTTCATGGAGGAATTGGAATCGGATTTTAG
- a CDS encoding valine--tRNA ligase — MSNELGKAYSPTEIEDKWYKIWEEKGYFNAQHNSEKPGYSIAIPPPNVTGILHMGHMLNNAIQDAIIRYKRMSGFETLWIPGMDHAGIATQNKVERMLKEEGTSKEEIGYDEFLRRTWEWKEKHGGLITKQLRKLGVSLDWDRERFTMDEGLSKAVKEVFIKLYNDGLIYRGEYIVNWCPHDKTALADDEVNHIDKKGKIWEIKYRIKDTDDYVIIATTRPETMLGDTGVAVNPNDERYKHLIGKKVILPLMNREIPVVADEYVDMEFGTGVVKMTPSHDPNDFEVAKRTGLEFINIFTEDAHVNSNGGKYEGLERFAARKAILADLEAEGLLVGTKEHNHAVGHCYRCDSIIEPRVSTQWFVKMEPLAKRALEVVKNGQIQITPKRWEKVYYNWLENIRDWTISRQIWWGHRIPAYYAEDGTVFVARNMEEAKAQAKEKFGKEVSLREETDVLDTWFSSALWPFSTLGWPDKTPDLEKFFPTNALVTGADILFFWVARMVMMSLYINDEIPFSYVYLHGIIRDELGRKMSKSLGNSPDPLDLIAKYGADAIRFSFLYNTSQGQDIHFSEKLLEMGSTFANKVWNASRFVLSNLEDFDANAVIDEKEFKLEDRWILSKLQTTSRQINEYMNKYELDSAAKVAYEFFRGNFCDWYVEIAKTRVYGQEGSDKTVAQYVLKTVLDKGLRMLHPFMPFITEEIWQKLGLDEETIMLSEFPTENKKYVDLAAEKEFDYLKEIVNAIRNIRGEANVSPAKKIEVIFKIVNDGEKEILEHNAKILDKLANVEKYEFNTEIPALVGFKLVETTEIYVPLADLIDKEKEIAKLEKDIQKTQKELDRVLGKLSNEKFLSKAPKEVINKENGIKEELENKIAKFRESIKLYQG, encoded by the coding sequence ATGTCAAATGAGTTAGGTAAAGCATATTCACCAACAGAAATAGAAGACAAATGGTACAAAATTTGGGAAGAAAAAGGGTATTTTAATGCACAGCATAATAGCGAAAAACCAGGATATTCGATTGCTATTCCGCCACCAAATGTAACTGGGATTTTGCATATGGGACATATGTTGAATAATGCGATTCAAGATGCAATTATTAGATATAAAAGAATGAGCGGGTTTGAGACACTTTGGATTCCTGGAATGGATCATGCTGGGATTGCGACTCAAAATAAAGTTGAGAGAATGTTAAAAGAAGAAGGAACTTCAAAAGAAGAAATTGGATACGATGAATTTTTGAGAAGAACCTGGGAATGGAAAGAAAAACATGGTGGATTAATTACTAAACAGTTGAGAAAATTGGGAGTTTCACTTGACTGGGATAGAGAAAGATTTACGATGGATGAAGGGCTTTCAAAAGCTGTAAAAGAAGTTTTCATAAAATTGTATAATGATGGTTTAATTTATAGAGGAGAGTACATTGTAAACTGGTGTCCTCACGACAAAACAGCTTTGGCTGATGATGAAGTTAATCACATTGACAAAAAAGGGAAAATTTGGGAAATCAAATATAGAATAAAGGATACTGATGATTATGTAATTATTGCGACAACAAGACCTGAAACAATGTTAGGAGATACAGGGGTTGCAGTAAATCCAAATGATGAAAGATACAAACATTTAATTGGTAAAAAAGTTATTTTACCGTTGATGAATAGAGAAATTCCTGTTGTTGCAGATGAGTATGTAGATATGGAATTCGGTACAGGGGTAGTAAAAATGACACCTTCACACGATCCTAACGACTTTGAAGTAGCAAAAAGAACTGGACTTGAATTTATAAATATTTTTACTGAAGATGCGCACGTAAATTCAAATGGTGGAAAATACGAAGGATTAGAAAGATTTGCGGCTAGAAAAGCGATTTTGGCTGATTTAGAAGCTGAAGGATTATTAGTTGGGACAAAAGAACACAATCATGCTGTGGGACATTGCTACAGATGTGATTCTATTATTGAGCCAAGAGTTTCAACTCAATGGTTTGTAAAAATGGAACCACTTGCAAAAAGAGCATTGGAAGTTGTAAAAAATGGACAAATTCAAATTACTCCAAAAAGATGGGAAAAAGTTTATTACAACTGGCTTGAAAATATAAGAGACTGGACTATTTCTAGACAAATTTGGTGGGGACACAGAATTCCTGCGTACTATGCTGAAGATGGAACAGTATTTGTCGCTAGAAATATGGAAGAGGCAAAAGCTCAAGCGAAAGAAAAATTTGGAAAAGAAGTTTCATTAAGAGAAGAAACAGATGTGCTAGATACTTGGTTTTCATCAGCATTGTGGCCATTTTCAACATTAGGTTGGCCTGACAAAACTCCAGATTTGGAAAAATTCTTTCCAACAAATGCGTTAGTAACAGGGGCAGATATTTTATTCTTCTGGGTAGCAAGAATGGTTATGATGAGTTTGTATATTAATGATGAAATTCCATTTAGTTATGTATATTTGCACGGAATTATTAGAGATGAATTAGGTAGAAAAATGTCGAAATCATTAGGAAATTCACCTGATCCATTAGATTTAATTGCAAAATATGGAGCAGATGCGATAAGATTCAGTTTCTTGTATAATACTTCACAAGGACAAGATATTCATTTTTCTGAAAAATTATTAGAAATGGGTTCTACGTTTGCAAACAAAGTTTGGAATGCTTCAAGATTCGTTTTATCGAATTTGGAAGACTTTGATGCAAATGCAGTTATTGATGAGAAAGAATTTAAGCTAGAAGATAGATGGATTTTATCTAAATTGCAAACAACTTCAAGACAAATTAACGAATATATGAATAAATATGAATTGGATTCAGCAGCAAAAGTTGCTTATGAATTTTTCAGAGGAAATTTCTGTGACTGGTATGTGGAAATTGCGAAAACTAGAGTTTATGGACAAGAAGGTTCAGATAAAACTGTGGCACAGTATGTATTGAAAACAGTTCTTGATAAAGGATTGAGAATGCTTCATCCATTTATGCCATTCATAACTGAAGAAATTTGGCAAAAATTAGGATTAGACGAAGAAACAATTATGTTATCAGAATTCCCAACAGAAAACAAAAAATATGTTGATTTGGCGGCTGAAAAAGAATTTGATTACTTGAAAGAAATCGTTAATGCAATTAGAAATATTAGAGGGGAAGCAAATGTTTCACCAGCGAAGAAAATTGAAGTAATCTTCAAAATCGTAAATGATGGAGAAAAAGAAATTTTAGAACATAATGCGAAAATATTAGATAAATTAGCAAATGTTGAAAAATATGAATTTAATACAGAAATTCCTGCATTAGTTGGATTCAAATTAGTTGAAACAACAGAAATTTACGTTCCACTTGCTGATTTAATTGACAAAGAAAAAGAAATCGCAAAACTTGAAAAAGACATTCAAAAAACACAAAAAGAATTAGACAGAGTTTTAGGAAAATTATCAAATGAAAAATTCTTGTCTAAAGCACCAAAAGAAGTTATCAATAAAGAAAATGGCATAAAAGAAGAATTAGAAAACAAAATTGCTAAATTTAGAGAATCTATTAAATTGTATCAAGGATAA
- a CDS encoding ClC family H(+)/Cl(-) exchange transporter, whose protein sequence is MAKDILHELRDINSLKSRRNNVVLIFLCFVVGIFSGIIVGSYTLILKKMTIFREFFTTNLGFPKIIIGITVFILLGLAIQFMLSKYPLISGSGIPQVSGLLTKKVKFKWLGELITKFVGGILAIGAGMSMGREGPSVHLGALVGSGIKKLTRRSEVEEKYLVTCGASAGISSTFNAPLAGVIFSLEEIHKFFSPLLLICVMVASGTSNFVSRMILGSHTSFQYNFILPKDIPYYVIALVTVIFCIVITITGRAFSYFLLLIQKYYRKINLNNYVKISIFMVIAYIVAVFFSDITGGGHELIEEMFGKNVMLKTIIIILILKFFYTMLCYATSAPGGIFLPMLVIGALTGKVYGEVLNHYFSIPNEIIVHFMLLGMAAYFTAVVRAPITGITLILEMTGNFSYLYMLIVVCTITYIFTELLKMEPIYERLYLNMFQKQILEENEENEKIQKHVKRLEILEKWWKNKKFGIGVRPDVKDKIVTLLIPVGANSEFDNKSVKDLKLPENLLIVSVRKSGKDIIARGDTPIQSGNQLVIITDYETARKYAGELRERGMKIIE, encoded by the coding sequence TTGGCAAAGGATATTTTACATGAATTAAGGGATATAAATTCATTGAAATCACGAAGAAATAATGTAGTATTGATATTCCTGTGTTTTGTTGTGGGAATTTTTTCTGGAATTATTGTTGGAAGTTATACGTTAATATTAAAAAAAATGACAATTTTTAGAGAGTTTTTCACTACAAATTTGGGATTTCCCAAAATAATTATCGGAATAACAGTTTTTATATTATTGGGACTGGCTATACAGTTTATGCTTTCTAAATATCCGTTAATTAGTGGAAGTGGGATTCCGCAAGTTAGCGGGCTGCTTACGAAAAAAGTAAAGTTTAAATGGCTTGGAGAGTTAATTACGAAATTTGTGGGGGGAATATTGGCGATTGGGGCTGGAATGTCAATGGGACGTGAAGGGCCTTCGGTGCATTTGGGAGCTTTAGTTGGCTCTGGAATAAAGAAGCTTACAAGGCGTTCAGAAGTGGAGGAAAAATATCTTGTAACTTGTGGGGCAAGTGCTGGTATTTCTTCTACATTTAATGCTCCACTTGCGGGAGTTATATTTTCACTTGAGGAAATCCATAAATTCTTTTCTCCACTGCTGTTAATTTGCGTTATGGTAGCAAGCGGTACCTCTAACTTTGTTTCCAGAATGATTTTAGGTTCACATACGTCTTTTCAATACAATTTCATATTGCCAAAAGATATTCCATATTACGTAATTGCACTTGTAACAGTTATTTTTTGTATTGTAATTACAATTACTGGAAGAGCATTCAGCTATTTTTTACTGCTTATTCAAAAATATTATAGAAAAATAAATTTGAATAATTATGTGAAAATTTCAATATTTATGGTAATAGCATATATTGTAGCTGTGTTTTTTAGTGACATTACAGGTGGCGGACATGAGCTTATTGAGGAAATGTTTGGGAAAAATGTGATGTTAAAAACGATTATTATAATTTTAATATTAAAATTCTTTTATACAATGCTTTGCTATGCAACAAGCGCTCCAGGAGGAATTTTTCTTCCAATGCTTGTAATAGGGGCTTTGACTGGAAAAGTTTATGGCGAAGTGTTAAATCATTATTTTTCAATTCCAAATGAAATAATTGTGCATTTTATGCTGCTTGGAATGGCTGCTTATTTTACGGCAGTTGTTAGAGCTCCAATTACTGGAATTACATTGATTTTGGAAATGACAGGCAATTTTTCATATTTATATATGTTAATAGTTGTTTGTACGATAACTTACATTTTTACAGAACTATTAAAAATGGAGCCAATTTATGAAAGGCTTTATTTGAATATGTTTCAAAAGCAAATCTTGGAAGAAAACGAGGAAAATGAAAAAATCCAAAAACATGTCAAAAGATTGGAAATATTGGAAAAATGGTGGAAAAATAAAAAATTTGGAATTGGTGTAAGACCAGATGTAAAGGATAAGATTGTAACACTTTTAATTCCGGTAGGAGCAAATTCTGAATTTGACAATAAATCAGTAAAGGATCTTAAATTACCGGAAAATTTATTAATCGTAAGTGTGCGTAAATCTGGAAAAGATATTATTGCACGTGGAGATACGCCAATTCAAAGTGGAAATCAGCTTGTAATTATAACAGATTATGAAACTGCCCGTAAATATGCTGGAGAATTGCGGGAAAGAGGAATGAAGATTATTGAATAG
- a CDS encoding arginase family protein — MSKTLRLLIPQWQGGNREQYFLGAKLLNWLAPESEDETVEVPVDKETANNETRDGIVAKDTLLKQYKKTFEILDEKNPDKIVVFGGDCSVELAPFGYLLEKYKNEKTAILWIDAHPDVTTTADNWKNFHAMVLASLLGEADKDIDNLVTTKVKPENVIFAGIDDSREFDRVVYKKYNFKNFTTEEFQKNGDKIVKELKSREIKNVIVHFDLDVLDLYEFNSQYFAEPEIFDKYKNEFPVGAKISTVSKLINDVNDNFNLIGLGITEHLPWAAIKLAKLLRELPLIK, encoded by the coding sequence ATGAGTAAAACTTTAAGATTATTAATTCCGCAATGGCAAGGTGGAAATCGGGAGCAATATTTTTTGGGTGCAAAACTTCTTAACTGGCTGGCACCTGAGTCGGAAGATGAAACTGTAGAAGTTCCTGTGGATAAAGAAACTGCAAACAATGAAACGAGAGATGGGATTGTAGCAAAGGATACTTTGTTAAAGCAATATAAAAAAACATTTGAGATTCTGGATGAAAAGAATCCTGATAAAATTGTGGTTTTTGGTGGGGATTGCAGTGTGGAATTGGCTCCGTTTGGATATTTGCTGGAAAAGTATAAAAATGAAAAAACTGCGATTTTGTGGATTGATGCACATCCTGACGTTACTACGACGGCGGATAATTGGAAGAATTTTCATGCAATGGTTCTGGCAAGTCTACTTGGAGAAGCTGATAAAGATATTGACAATTTGGTAACTACGAAAGTGAAACCTGAAAATGTGATATTTGCTGGAATTGATGATTCTCGAGAATTTGACAGGGTTGTTTATAAGAAGTACAATTTTAAGAATTTTACGACAGAAGAATTTCAGAAAAATGGAGATAAAATTGTGAAAGAGTTGAAAAGTCGTGAGATAAAAAATGTGATAGTCCATTTTGACTTGGATGTTTTGGATTTGTATGAATTTAATTCACAGTATTTTGCAGAACCTGAAATATTTGATAAATACAAGAATGAATTTCCTGTTGGGGCTAAAATATCTACTGTTTCAAAATTGATAAATGATGTTAATGATAATTTTAATTTAATTGGGCTTGGAATTACCGAACATTTACCTTGGGCTGCAATTAAACTAGCAAAATTATTACGGGAATTGCCATTAATAAAATAG
- a CDS encoding FAD:protein FMN transferase has protein sequence MYKVQVRFLFHSDIKIKIPEIYDDSVFDDLFGILEDVNKRYNSYSENSYIDKVNKNSGHFVKVDIETVEILRKIIHLSKIIGGEYDITIMPLIRLWGFYKQNPVLPCFEKIKKVKRLVDYKKIVIDRKRNRVRIGKNQEIITGSFIKAYAIEKMVEEMKKIGIKDAIVNAGGSSIIAIDEWGIIAENPEDEKEVLRNVNGMPVRITKYEYSGNGDNDLFEIKIKNMSYSTSNQKNTYLIIDNEKYGHIISPKTGFPSQNKQVGVITENAFFGDIISTGLYNQTPEGFYEIMEKLSCEMEISGFLIDKSGKIYYFNMEKYFLNFKK, from the coding sequence ATGTATAAAGTCCAAGTACGTTTTTTATTTCATTCAGATATAAAAATAAAAATACCTGAAATTTATGATGATTCAGTTTTTGATGATTTGTTTGGAATTTTGGAAGATGTGAATAAAAGGTATAATTCATATTCGGAAAATTCATATATTGATAAAGTTAATAAAAATAGCGGACATTTTGTAAAAGTTGATATTGAAACTGTTGAGATTTTAAGAAAAATTATTCATTTGTCAAAAATTATTGGTGGAGAATATGACATTACAATAATGCCTCTCATAAGACTTTGGGGATTTTATAAACAAAATCCTGTTTTGCCATGTTTTGAAAAAATAAAAAAAGTGAAAAGACTTGTGGATTATAAGAAAATTGTTATTGACAGGAAAAGAAATCGTGTAAGAATTGGAAAAAATCAAGAAATTATAACAGGTTCATTTATAAAGGCTTATGCAATTGAAAAAATGGTTGAGGAAATGAAAAAAATTGGAATAAAGGATGCAATTGTAAATGCTGGCGGGAGCAGTATTATTGCTATTGATGAATGGGGAATTATCGCTGAAAATCCTGAAGATGAAAAAGAGGTATTGAGAAATGTAAATGGAATGCCTGTTAGAATAACGAAATATGAATATTCTGGAAATGGAGATAATGACTTGTTTGAAATAAAAATAAAAAATATGAGTTATTCGACTTCCAATCAGAAAAATACATATCTTATTATAGATAATGAAAAATACGGGCATATAATAAGTCCCAAAACAGGTTTTCCATCTCAAAATAAGCAAGTTGGAGTAATTACAGAAAATGCCTTTTTTGGTGATATTATTTCAACGGGGCTTTATAATCAAACACCTGAAGGATTTTATGAAATTATGGAAAAGTTGTCTTGCGAAATGGAAATTTCAGGGTTTTTGATTGATAAGTCTGGGAAAATATATTATTTTAATATGGAAAAATATTTTTTAAATTTTAAAAAATGA
- a CDS encoding RNA-guided endonuclease InsQ/TnpB family protein yields the protein MINKTFGCVRFVYNTILYTANKIYEETGKNKIITPASLKSENQFLKEVDSLALSNAQLNVKRSFKNFFQKRAKFPKFKSKKTSVKSYTTNYVNNSIRIEENKYLILPKLKKIKLKYHREIPEDYKIKSVTLTNSNGNYYVSILTEFEKEIQKVASNDKVIGLDFSMSELFVSSENQKADYPRYFRMLEKKLKELQKSLSRKVKFSKNWYKQKEKISKLHEYIKNCRRDFLHKLSKKLSEDYNAVAVEDLNMKGMSRALNFGKSVGDNGWGMFLRMLEYKLMFLGKQFLKIDKWFPSSKTCSKCGNVKEKLKLSERIYKCECCGIEIDRDYNAALNIKDIGKLMLEY from the coding sequence TTGATAAACAAGACTTTTGGATGTGTTCGTTTTGTTTACAATACGATTTTGTATACTGCGAATAAAATTTATGAAGAAACTGGAAAAAATAAAATAATTACACCTGCCAGTTTGAAAAGTGAAAATCAATTTTTGAAAGAAGTAGACAGCTTGGCACTTTCAAATGCTCAATTGAATGTAAAACGATCGTTTAAGAATTTTTTTCAAAAGAGAGCGAAATTTCCAAAGTTCAAATCTAAAAAGACTAGTGTTAAAAGTTATACGACAAATTATGTGAACAATTCGATACGAATTGAAGAAAATAAATATTTGATTTTGCCAAAATTGAAAAAAATCAAATTAAAATATCATAGAGAAATACCAGAGGATTACAAGATAAAGTCAGTAACATTGACAAACAGTAATGGAAATTACTATGTTTCTATTTTGACAGAATTTGAAAAAGAAATACAAAAGGTAGCTAGTAATGATAAAGTAATAGGACTTGATTTTTCAATGTCTGAATTATTTGTCAGTTCTGAAAACCAAAAGGCTGATTATCCAAGATATTTTAGGATGTTGGAGAAAAAATTGAAAGAATTACAAAAGTCATTGTCAAGAAAAGTAAAATTTTCTAAAAATTGGTATAAACAAAAAGAAAAAATATCAAAATTGCATGAATATATCAAAAATTGTCGAAGAGATTTTCTGCATAAATTATCGAAAAAATTGTCTGAAGATTATAATGCTGTGGCTGTTGAGGATTTGAATATGAAGGGGATGAGCCGGGCATTAAATTTTGGTAAAAGTGTAGGAGATAATGGATGGGGAATGTTTTTGAGGATGCTTGAGTATAAACTGATGTTTTTAGGGAAACAATTTTTGAAGATAGATAAGTGGTTTCCGTCATCGAAAACTTGCAGTAAATGTGGAAACGTTAAAGAGAAATTGAAATTATCAGAAAGAATTTATAAATGTGAGTGCTGTGGGATTGAAATTGATAGAGATTACAATGCGGCATTGAATATAAAAGACATTGGAAAATTGATGTTGGAATATTAG